From Phenylobacterium montanum, the proteins below share one genomic window:
- a CDS encoding acyl-CoA dehydrogenase family protein, with the protein MERTAMDWRTHEIENQVNELVDYDLFSTDAALVEAVARVGGDWFANTLGDYGAELGRTETWRMAADANRLTPELERYDARGRRIDQVSFHPSWHAILELYRNRGLVSLPFRDELRGRWGAWVAGFYLHGQIEAGTLCPATMTQAAIPLLQKEPALWATVGDKLYSDRYDPRDLPIRDKASIWIGMGMTEKQGGSDVRSNTTAATPVGVGGRGGEYLLRGHKWFFSVPTSDAHLVVAKTPDGSPSCFFVPRYRPDGSRNAIRVQRLKEKVGNRSNASSEVEFEDAWGVLMGEPGRGIPTIIEMAGYTRLNCVVGSAAMLRQALVQALAYTRKRRAFGRALADQPLMRAVLADLALESEAALVLAMRLAEAFEAGDDPAQRAWKRIMTPAAKFWVCKRAVEACGEAMEALGGNGYVEPGVMGRFYREAPVNSIWEGSGNVMCLDVIRAMAREPESATALLDDLAPSGGGEAPIRAELAALRDLLTGDPEVLEGRGRRIAQRLVLVAQAALLRERAPSFVADGFIATRFAPDWGRVIGGIDPAGLDVEPLLARAFPT; encoded by the coding sequence GTGGAACGGACAGCGATGGACTGGCGCACTCACGAGATCGAAAATCAGGTCAACGAACTGGTCGACTACGACCTCTTCTCCACCGACGCGGCATTGGTCGAGGCCGTTGCCCGCGTGGGCGGGGACTGGTTCGCCAACACCCTGGGCGACTACGGCGCCGAGCTCGGCCGGACGGAGACCTGGCGGATGGCGGCGGACGCCAATCGCTTGACGCCTGAACTCGAGCGATATGACGCTCGCGGCCGGCGGATCGACCAGGTGTCCTTTCATCCGAGCTGGCACGCGATCTTGGAGCTCTATCGCAACCGAGGGCTCGTCTCCCTCCCGTTCCGCGATGAGCTGCGCGGGCGTTGGGGCGCCTGGGTGGCGGGTTTCTACCTGCATGGCCAGATCGAGGCGGGAACCCTCTGTCCGGCCACCATGACCCAGGCGGCGATTCCGTTGCTGCAGAAGGAGCCGGCCTTGTGGGCGACCGTCGGCGACAAGCTCTACAGCGACCGCTACGACCCGCGCGACCTGCCGATCCGCGACAAGGCCTCGATCTGGATCGGCATGGGCATGACCGAGAAGCAGGGCGGTTCTGACGTGCGGTCCAACACCACCGCGGCGACGCCGGTCGGCGTCGGCGGGCGCGGCGGCGAATACCTGTTGCGCGGCCACAAATGGTTCTTTTCCGTTCCCACCTCTGACGCCCATCTGGTCGTGGCCAAGACGCCGGACGGCTCGCCCTCCTGCTTCTTCGTCCCGCGCTACCGCCCCGACGGCTCGCGCAACGCCATTCGCGTCCAGCGCCTGAAGGAAAAGGTCGGCAACCGCAGCAACGCCTCCAGCGAAGTGGAGTTCGAGGACGCCTGGGGCGTGCTGATGGGTGAGCCCGGCCGCGGCATCCCCACCATTATCGAGATGGCCGGCTATACGCGCTTGAACTGCGTGGTCGGCAGCGCCGCGATGCTACGGCAGGCGTTGGTGCAGGCGCTGGCCTATACCCGCAAGCGCCGGGCCTTCGGACGCGCGCTTGCAGACCAGCCACTGATGCGCGCGGTGCTCGCGGACCTGGCCCTGGAGAGCGAAGCGGCCCTGGTGCTGGCCATGCGCCTGGCCGAAGCGTTCGAGGCCGGGGATGATCCGGCCCAGCGCGCCTGGAAGCGCATCATGACGCCGGCGGCCAAGTTTTGGGTCTGCAAGCGCGCTGTCGAGGCGTGCGGCGAGGCGATGGAGGCCCTGGGCGGCAACGGCTATGTGGAGCCCGGCGTGATGGGCCGGTTCTATCGTGAGGCGCCGGTCAACTCGATCTGGGAGGGATCGGGCAACGTCATGTGCCTGGACGTCATCCGTGCGATGGCGCGTGAGCCGGAATCCGCCACGGCCCTGCTGGACGACCTCGCCCCCTCGGGCGGCGGCGAGGCGCCCATCCGCGCGGAGCTGGCAGCGCTCAGGGACCTTTTGACCGGCGATCCGGAGGTGCTGGAGGGGCGCGGAAGGCGCATCGCCCAGCGCCTAGTCCTGGTCGCTCAAGCGGCCCTGCTACGCGAGCGTGCGCCGAGCTTCGTCGCCGACGGCTTCATCGCCACCCGCTTCGCGCCCGACTGGGGCCGGGTGATCGGCGGCATCGATCCAGCCGGGCTCGACGTGGAGCCGCTGCTCGCCCGCGCCTTTCCAACGTGA